The following are encoded in a window of Oncorhynchus mykiss isolate Arlee chromosome 11, USDA_OmykA_1.1, whole genome shotgun sequence genomic DNA:
- the LOC110535288 gene encoding 5'-AMP-activated protein kinase subunit gamma-2 isoform X5, which produces MLKKLELEDEAVEESERDIYMRFMKSHKCYDIVPTSSKLVVFDTTLQVKKAFFALVANGVRAAPLWETKKQSFVGMLTITDFINILHRYYKSPMVQIYELEEHKIETWRELYLQETFKPLVNISPDASIFDAVYSLIKNKIHRLPVIDPVSGNALYILTHKRILKFLQLFVCEMPKPAFMKQTLEELTIGTYHNIAFIHPDTPIIKALNIFVVRRVSALPVVDESGKVVDIYSKFDVINLAAEKTYNNLDITVTQALRHRSQYFEGVMKCNRLETLETIVDRIVKAEVHRLVVVGDNTHIVGIVSLSDILQALVLTPAGIGRKSSQAQSKAEVEAPPETLVEAPPETLVEAPPETLVEAPPETLVEAPPETLVEAPPETLVEAPPETLVEAPPETLVEAPPETLVEAPPETLVEAPPETLVEAPPETLVEAPPETLVEAPPETLVEAPPETLVEAPPETLVEAPPETLVEAPPETLVEAPVVGAGN; this is translated from the exons GTAAAGAAGGCTTTCTTTGCCTTGGTTGCCAACGGGGTGCGGGCAGCCCCGCTATGGGAGACGAAGAAGCAGAGCTTTGTCG gaatGTTAACCATCACAGACTTCATCAACATCCTCCACAGATACTACAAGTCTCCCATG GTACAAATATATGAGCTGGAGGAGCATAAAATTGAAACGTGGAGAG AGCTCTACCTACAAGAAACCTTTAAGCCGTTAGTGAACATATCACCTGATGCAAG tatATTTGACGCGGTATACTCGCTCATCAAGAACAAGATCCACCGGCTGCCCGTCATCGACCCAGTCAGCGGAAATGCACTTTATATCCTCACACACAAGAGAATCCTCAAGTTCCTCCAGCTCTTT GTGTGTGAGATGCCAAAGCCTGCCTTTATGAAGCAGACCCTGGAGGAGCTGACCATCGGCACCTACCACAACATCGCCTTCATCCACCCCGACACACCCATCATCAAGGCCCTGAACATCTTCGTGGTCCGGAGGGTGTCCGCACTGCCAGTGGTGGACGagtcag GGAAAGTCGTGGATATTTATTCCAAGTTTGATGTCATT AACCTTGCTGCTGAGAAGACCTACAACAACCTGGACATCACGGTGACCCAGGCTCTGAGGCATCGCTCGCAGTACTTTGAGGGCGTGATGAAGTGCAACCGGCTCGAGACACTGGAGACTATCGTGGACAGAATAGTCAAAGCAGAG GTCcacaggctggtggtggtgggcGACAACACCCACATTGTGGGCATCGTTTCCCTGTCAGACATCCTGCAGGCCCTGGTGCTCACCCCTGCAG gcaTCGGCAGGAAGAGCAGCCAAGCACAATCAAAAGCAGAGGTAGAGGCACCACCAGAAACATTGGTAGAGGCACCACCAGAAACATTGGTAGAGGCACCACCAGAAACATTGGTAGAGGCACCACCAGAAACATTGGTAGAGGCACCACCAGAAACATTGGTAGAGGCACCACCAGAAACATTGGTAGAGGCACCACCAGAAACATTGGTAGAGGCACCACCAGAAACATTGGTAGAGGCACCACCAGAAACATTGGTAGAGGCACCACCAGAAACATTGGTAGAGGCACCACCAGAAACATTGGTAGAGGCACCACCAGAAACATTGGTAGAGGCACCACCAGAAACATTGGTAGAGGCACCACCAGAAACATTGGTAGAGGCACCACCAGAAACATTGGTAGAGGCACCACCAGAAACATTGGTAGAGGCACCACCAGAAACATTGGTAGAGGCACCACCAGAAACATTGGTAGAGGCACCAGTAGTAGGGGCTGGAAACTGA
- the LOC110535288 gene encoding 5'-AMP-activated protein kinase subunit gamma-2 isoform X6: MHPLVARRVISPPNSMPGLSNLVCAATQCFIWETKVKKAFFALVANGVRAAPLWETKKQSFVGMLTITDFINILHRYYKSPMVQIYELEEHKIETWRELYLQETFKPLVNISPDASIFDAVYSLIKNKIHRLPVIDPVSGNALYILTHKRILKFLQLFVCEMPKPAFMKQTLEELTIGTYHNIAFIHPDTPIIKALNIFVVRRVSALPVVDESGKVVDIYSKFDVINLAAEKTYNNLDITVTQALRHRSQYFEGVMKCNRLETLETIVDRIVKAEVHRLVVVGDNTHIVGIVSLSDILQALVLTPAGIGRKSSQAQSKAEVEAPPETLVEAPPETLVEAPPETLVEAPPETLVEAPPETLVEAPPETLVEAPPETLVEAPPETLVEAPPETLVEAPPETLVEAPPETLVEAPPETLVEAPPETLVEAPPETLVEAPPETLVEAPPETLVEAPPETLVEAPPETLVEAPVVGAGN, translated from the exons atgcatccTCTCGTAGCACGACGGGTGATATCCCCCCCCAACTCTATGCCTGGGCTCTCCAACCTGGTTtgtgcagctacccagtgctttaTTTGGGAAACTAAG GTAAAGAAGGCTTTCTTTGCCTTGGTTGCCAACGGGGTGCGGGCAGCCCCGCTATGGGAGACGAAGAAGCAGAGCTTTGTCG gaatGTTAACCATCACAGACTTCATCAACATCCTCCACAGATACTACAAGTCTCCCATG GTACAAATATATGAGCTGGAGGAGCATAAAATTGAAACGTGGAGAG AGCTCTACCTACAAGAAACCTTTAAGCCGTTAGTGAACATATCACCTGATGCAAG tatATTTGACGCGGTATACTCGCTCATCAAGAACAAGATCCACCGGCTGCCCGTCATCGACCCAGTCAGCGGAAATGCACTTTATATCCTCACACACAAGAGAATCCTCAAGTTCCTCCAGCTCTTT GTGTGTGAGATGCCAAAGCCTGCCTTTATGAAGCAGACCCTGGAGGAGCTGACCATCGGCACCTACCACAACATCGCCTTCATCCACCCCGACACACCCATCATCAAGGCCCTGAACATCTTCGTGGTCCGGAGGGTGTCCGCACTGCCAGTGGTGGACGagtcag GGAAAGTCGTGGATATTTATTCCAAGTTTGATGTCATT AACCTTGCTGCTGAGAAGACCTACAACAACCTGGACATCACGGTGACCCAGGCTCTGAGGCATCGCTCGCAGTACTTTGAGGGCGTGATGAAGTGCAACCGGCTCGAGACACTGGAGACTATCGTGGACAGAATAGTCAAAGCAGAG GTCcacaggctggtggtggtgggcGACAACACCCACATTGTGGGCATCGTTTCCCTGTCAGACATCCTGCAGGCCCTGGTGCTCACCCCTGCAG gcaTCGGCAGGAAGAGCAGCCAAGCACAATCAAAAGCAGAGGTAGAGGCACCACCAGAAACATTGGTAGAGGCACCACCAGAAACATTGGTAGAGGCACCACCAGAAACATTGGTAGAGGCACCACCAGAAACATTGGTAGAGGCACCACCAGAAACATTGGTAGAGGCACCACCAGAAACATTGGTAGAGGCACCACCAGAAACATTGGTAGAGGCACCACCAGAAACATTGGTAGAGGCACCACCAGAAACATTGGTAGAGGCACCACCAGAAACATTGGTAGAGGCACCACCAGAAACATTGGTAGAGGCACCACCAGAAACATTGGTAGAGGCACCACCAGAAACATTGGTAGAGGCACCACCAGAAACATTGGTAGAGGCACCACCAGAAACATTGGTAGAGGCACCACCAGAAACATTGGTAGAGGCACCACCAGAAACATTGGTAGAGGCACCACCAGAAACATTGGTAGAGGCACCAGTAGTAGGGGCTGGAAACTGA
- the LOC110535289 gene encoding complement C1q-like protein 4 has product MQKDKVLRMKVVLLMLSLCLTLSGAQGEGNSLSNSQVETCSFISELAVLKEKLNTMDQKLGAVETRLQVSESQVEELKSVNKAQEEELKTLKKDIAAGQPKVAFSAALRTSGSGYIGPFNTHTPLQYKRVFSNFGSGYNAATGVFTAMVKGVYYFRYTMFYNGNANAVVALMKNEEFLVSTWDATSGSSEDSASNAAIVQLEVGDNVFARLSANRRVYDDGGNYNTFSGFLLFIN; this is encoded by the coding sequence ATGCAAAAAGACAAGGTTTTAAGAATGAAAGTTGTCCTACTAATGCTGTCTTTGTGCCTCACACTGTCTGGGGCACAAGGTGAGGGGAACAGTTTATCTAACAGTCAGGTTGAAACCTGCTCCTTCATCAGTGAGCTGGCTGTGCTGAAGGAAAAACTGAACACCATGGATCAGAAGCTAGGAGCTGTGGAGACCAGGCTACAAGTCAGTGAGAGCCAGGTGGAAGAACTGAAAAGTGTGAACAAAGCTCAAGAAGAAGAACTGAAAACATTAAAGAAGGACATAGCCGCTGGTCAGCCAAAGGTGGCCTTCTCCGCAGCTCTAAGAACATCTGGTTCTGGTTACATAGGACCCTTCAACACTCACACACCCTTGCAGTACAAAAGAGTCTTCTCCAACTTCGGCAGTGGATACAACGCTGCTACAGGGGTCTTCACAGCCATGGTCAAAGGAGTGTATTACTTCCGCTACACCATGTTCTACAATGGAAACGCCAACGCTGTTGTGGCTTTGATGAAGAACGAGGAATTTCTCGTGTCCACATGGGATGCTACGTCAGGAAGTAGTGAAGATTCCGCCAGCAATGCTGCCATAGTGCAGCTGGAGGTGGGAGACAATGTCTTCGCCCGGCTCTCAGCTAACAGGAGAGTCTACGATGATGGTGGAAACTACAACACCTTCAGTGGTTTTCTGCTCTTCATCAACTAA
- the LOC110535288 gene encoding 5'-AMP-activated protein kinase subunit gamma-2 isoform X7 translates to MGAGVAVNGHHKRPKVKKAFFALVANGVRAAPLWETKKQSFVGMLTITDFINILHRYYKSPMVQIYELEEHKIETWRELYLQETFKPLVNISPDASIFDAVYSLIKNKIHRLPVIDPVSGNALYILTHKRILKFLQLFVCEMPKPAFMKQTLEELTIGTYHNIAFIHPDTPIIKALNIFVVRRVSALPVVDESGKVVDIYSKFDVINLAAEKTYNNLDITVTQALRHRSQYFEGVMKCNRLETLETIVDRIVKAEVHRLVVVGDNTHIVGIVSLSDILQALVLTPAGIGRKSSQAQSKAEVEAPPETLVEAPPETLVEAPPETLVEAPPETLVEAPPETLVEAPPETLVEAPPETLVEAPPETLVEAPPETLVEAPPETLVEAPPETLVEAPPETLVEAPPETLVEAPPETLVEAPPETLVEAPPETLVEAPPETLVEAPPETLVEAPVVGAGN, encoded by the exons ATGGGTGCTGGTGTGGCGGTAAACGGTCACCACAAGAGACCAAAG GTAAAGAAGGCTTTCTTTGCCTTGGTTGCCAACGGGGTGCGGGCAGCCCCGCTATGGGAGACGAAGAAGCAGAGCTTTGTCG gaatGTTAACCATCACAGACTTCATCAACATCCTCCACAGATACTACAAGTCTCCCATG GTACAAATATATGAGCTGGAGGAGCATAAAATTGAAACGTGGAGAG AGCTCTACCTACAAGAAACCTTTAAGCCGTTAGTGAACATATCACCTGATGCAAG tatATTTGACGCGGTATACTCGCTCATCAAGAACAAGATCCACCGGCTGCCCGTCATCGACCCAGTCAGCGGAAATGCACTTTATATCCTCACACACAAGAGAATCCTCAAGTTCCTCCAGCTCTTT GTGTGTGAGATGCCAAAGCCTGCCTTTATGAAGCAGACCCTGGAGGAGCTGACCATCGGCACCTACCACAACATCGCCTTCATCCACCCCGACACACCCATCATCAAGGCCCTGAACATCTTCGTGGTCCGGAGGGTGTCCGCACTGCCAGTGGTGGACGagtcag GGAAAGTCGTGGATATTTATTCCAAGTTTGATGTCATT AACCTTGCTGCTGAGAAGACCTACAACAACCTGGACATCACGGTGACCCAGGCTCTGAGGCATCGCTCGCAGTACTTTGAGGGCGTGATGAAGTGCAACCGGCTCGAGACACTGGAGACTATCGTGGACAGAATAGTCAAAGCAGAG GTCcacaggctggtggtggtgggcGACAACACCCACATTGTGGGCATCGTTTCCCTGTCAGACATCCTGCAGGCCCTGGTGCTCACCCCTGCAG gcaTCGGCAGGAAGAGCAGCCAAGCACAATCAAAAGCAGAGGTAGAGGCACCACCAGAAACATTGGTAGAGGCACCACCAGAAACATTGGTAGAGGCACCACCAGAAACATTGGTAGAGGCACCACCAGAAACATTGGTAGAGGCACCACCAGAAACATTGGTAGAGGCACCACCAGAAACATTGGTAGAGGCACCACCAGAAACATTGGTAGAGGCACCACCAGAAACATTGGTAGAGGCACCACCAGAAACATTGGTAGAGGCACCACCAGAAACATTGGTAGAGGCACCACCAGAAACATTGGTAGAGGCACCACCAGAAACATTGGTAGAGGCACCACCAGAAACATTGGTAGAGGCACCACCAGAAACATTGGTAGAGGCACCACCAGAAACATTGGTAGAGGCACCACCAGAAACATTGGTAGAGGCACCACCAGAAACATTGGTAGAGGCACCACCAGAAACATTGGTAGAGGCACCAGTAGTAGGGGCTGGAAACTGA